The following are encoded together in the Brassica napus cultivar Da-Ae chromosome A9, Da-Ae, whole genome shotgun sequence genome:
- the LOC106421032 gene encoding probable choline kinase 3 — translation MAANYHSDTPHILDYSLYPGEEERRRFIGNYLRSSGEDPREEDIEQLLEDAEKYTLASHLFWGLWGIISGHVNKIDFDYAEYSRQRFKQYLIRKPQLLCSFTNKMYE, via the exons ATGGCGGCAAATTACCATTCTGACACTCCCCATATCTTGGATTACTCTCTGTACCCAG GAGAAGAAGAACGGAGGAGATTCATTGGTAACTATCTCAGATCTTCAG GGGAGGACCCTAGAGAAGAAGACATAGAACAGCTCTTGGAAGATGCTGAGAAGTACACATTGGCAAGCCATCTCTTCTGGGGATTATGGGGAATCATCTCT GGGCATGTGAACAAGATTGATTTCGATTACGCTGAGTACTCAAGACAGAGATTCAAACAGTACCTGATTCGAAAACCCCAACTCTTGTGTTCCTTTACCAATAAGATGTATGAATAA